The genomic window GGGAGGTCCTCAAGATTCTTCCGCACCGCTACCCCTTCCTGATGATCGACCGCGTCCTCCGCTTCGAAGGAAACGCCAAGGCGGTCGGGCAGAAGGCGGTGACCATGAACGAGCCCTACTTTCAAGGCCACTTCCCCGGACATCCGATCATGCCGGGTGTGCTACAGCTCGAGGCCATGGCCCAGCTGGCCAGCATCCTCTTGCTCCGGCAGGCGGGCAATGCGGGGAAGCTCGGATTCTTCATGAGCGCAGACAAGGTGAAGTTCCGCCGGCCGGTGATGCCGGGGGATACGCTCATCGTCGAAGCGGAGCTCGTCAGCTTCCGGGGCAAGATCGGCCGGGCTTCGGGAAGGTGCCTGGTCAACGACCAGGTATCCTGCGAAGGGGATCTCCTCTTCGCGCTGGTCGACTCCATTTGACGGCAGACGATGGCGACCTCGGTCCATCCCACCGCGATCCTGGAGCCTGGGGCCCTGCTGGCAGACGGCGTTGAGGTGGGACCCTACGCCTTCGTCGGCGCGGAGGTGCGCCTGGGGGAGGGATGCCTCCTCCATCACCACGCATCGGTGGTGGGAAGAACGGAGGTCGGGCCCGGCAACGAGTTTTTCCCCTTCGCCTCGATCGGGCAGAAGAGCCAGGATCTCAAGTATCGCGGGGAGCCGACCTATCTCTCCATTGGCTCAGGCAATCGATTCCGGGAATTCGTGACGGTCAATCGAGCGACCGGAGCGGGTGGACGAACGGTGATCGGCTCAGACAACGTTTTTCTTGCCTATGCCCATGTTGCCCATGATTGCGTCGTCGGGAGCGGCTGCGTCTTCTCCAATAACGCCACCCTGGCGGGTCATGTGCAGGTTGGGGATCATGTGACGATCGGCGGGTTGACGGCGGTTCACCAGTTCTGCCGGCTCGGCGCGCACTCGATGCTGGGAGGCTGCACCAAGGTCGTTCAGGATGTTCCGCCCTATTGCCTGGTCGATGGGAATCCGGCGCGCCTTCGTGCCCTCAACCTGATTGGGCTCAGGCGGCGCGGGTTCGTCGAAGAGAGGGTGCAGAGCCTGCGCCGGGCGTACCGGCTCCTTTTCGAGGAGGGCAAGAACCTGAGCCAGGGGATCGAGGCGGTCGAGGCGAGCGGGGAATCGACCGCGGAGGTGGCGACTCTTCTCGAGTTCTTGCGCTCCTCCGAGCGGGGCGTGACGCGCTGAGCAGGCTCCCGAGCTCGGGCTCGCGCCGGTCTTGCCAAGCCGGTAGAGCCTCGATAAGCTCATTTTCATCCACTCCCGCTAGCCCAGGGCGATCCCGCTTCAGGGCATGGCCGGGCCAACCCCCAGGAGGACCAGATGAGTCTATCGCCCATCCAGAAAGCGCCGCTCGATGTCCCGAGCGATCTGCGGCGGCTCTATGAGCAGAACTTCGAGGAGATGACCCGAGGAACCGGGCGGCTCATGATGATGGCCGCCGACCAGAAGGTCGAGCATTTGAACGACGACTTCTACGGGCCCGGAATCTCCGAGGACGATGCCGATCCCGAGCATCTCTTCCAGATCGCCTCTCGCGCTCGAATCGGGGTCATGGCGACCCAGCTCGGCTTGATCGCTCGCTATGGAGCGGACTACCCGGGCATTCGCTACGTCGTCAAGCTCAACAGCAAGACGCATCTGATCCCCACCAAGCTGGGCGATCCGGAGAGCTACCAGTGGCTCGACTTCGAGCAGCTCGACCGGTTTCGGGAAAACTCTTCCCTGCCGGTTTTAGGTGTCGGCTATACGATCTATCCCGGCAGCCGAGCGGAGCCGGAAATGCTGCCGGAGGCGGCCCGCCTCGTCTTCGAGGCGCACCAGCGCGGCCTCTTGGCAATCCTTTGGGCCTATCCCCGCGGGGAGGCTGTTTCGAGCGAGCAGGACCCTCATCTGATCGCCGGAGTGGCCGGGCTCGCCGCTTGCTTGGGAGCCGATTTTGTGAAGGTCAACGAGCCGAAGGCGGAGGACGGACGGAACGCGGCGGCACTCCGGGAGGCGGTCCGCGCGGCGGGGCGGACTCGCCTGATTTGTGCCGGAGGCAAAGAAGAGAGCGTGCCCGACTTCCTGGCGCGGCTCCATGCGCAGATCCATGAGGCGGGAGCTTCGGGGAATGCGACCGGCAGGAATATCCATCAGCGGGCCCTGCCCGAAGCTGTGGCCTTCTGCAATGCGATCTCGGCGATTACCCTGGACGGAGCGAGCGTGGAGGAGGCGACCGCGTTGTATCAGAAGGAGCTTGCTCACGCTTCCGCGGCCGGATAGAGGCGCGCGGAGGAGCGGAAGCAGAGGCCGACCAGGAAGGTCGAGATGCTGCCCACGAAGACTCGCCAAGGGAAGGAGACGCTCGGGAACCAGGCCAGCCGGCCCGCCTCCGCCGGCGAAACGAGGCCGAGGAGGGCCTGAGGTGCCCCGCTCAGCAGGGCAACCACCGCCAGGCCGCAACTCATCGCCAGGCAGTTCCCGAGGTCGCTTCCCCGGCTTCGGGTGAGCACTCCGAGGAGGAAGACGCCCAAAAGAGGGCCGTAGGTGTATCCGAAGAGCCCGAGGACGATCGGAAGGATGCGGGATTTCGGCGAGTGGAGGGCGAAGAAGGCGGTCGCGCAAGCGATCGCCACGCTCAGCAGAGCGAAGAGTACCGTAGAGCCCCGGAGAAGGCGCACCCGGGCCTTCTCGTCGGAGGCAACGGGAAGGAATCGGAAGGCCCAGTCCTCGCAAAAGGAGGTCGCCAGAGCATTCAAGGCGGCCGAGAGCGAGCCCATCGCGGTCGCGAAGATGGCCGCCACCAGGAGGCCGCGTACACCCGGAGGGGTTTGGCAGAGGATGAAATAGGGAAAGACCTCGTTGGCCTGTGCGGGGAGACGAGGGTCGCTTGTGGAGCGCGCCAGGAGGCCGAGAAAGATTCCGATGGTCAGGAAGAGGAAGACCAGCGGTACGTCGGTCAGCCCGGAAAGAATCAGCGAGAGCCGGCTCCGGTGATGGTTCTTGGCCGTGAGAAGGCGCTGCACCAGGTCCTGGTCGGCTCCGTGAGTCGCCATCGTGATGAAGGTCGAGCCGATCAGCGCGGCCCAGATCGTATAGTCGGAGGAGAGCACGAAACCGAGGTTCTCCCAGAGATTCCGGTGGGGATCGATTCCCGTTTCGGCCCAAGGGAGGGCGGCCAGGAGGTGAGCGGCTTCGGTGAGCGGAGAGCTCGATCCCCACGGGATCTTTTGGAAGAGCAGCAGGAGAGTCAGGAGGCCACCGGAAAGCATGAGGCCGGCCTGGAGCAGATCAGTCCAGATGACCGCACGAATCCCTCCGGCGACTGTGTAGAGTGTTGTGAAGAGCGTGAGCAGCAGGGCCGAGGCGGTATAGATCGAGAGCTCCTGCCCGGCGGAGACGCCACCTCCCCAAAGCAGCTTGACGGCGAGTACCGGCAAGATGGAGGCAACGTAGAGGCGGGCACCCGAGGCGAGCAGGCGGGTCAGCAGGAAGGTCGCGGATGCGGCCGACTTGGTCTTTGGGCCGAAACGGAGATCGAGGAACTGGTAGATCGAGGTGACACGGTAGGTAAAATAGGGCTTGACGAAGAGGTAGGCGACCAGGACGCGGGCGAGGACCGTTCCCAGCGAAAGCTGAAGATATTCATAATTTCCGAGCGCGTAACCCTCCGCAGGGGTTCCCAGGAAGAAGGCCGCGCTGGTCTCCGCCGCGATCAGGGAGCCGAGGACCGCCCACCAGGGCATCTTGTGCCCGCCGAGCGCGAACTGCTCGACCGTCTTCGGTCGCTTCCCCGCCCGGAGTCCTACCCAGAGGACGGCGATCAGGTAGAGGAGGAGGACGGCGGCATCCATTGCGGGGAGGCCGCCGGAGAGAGGAGGCCTCATCGGGAACGGCGCGACTCCACCTCGGCCTCGATGGTTTGCCACCAAGAGGAGAGGCGCGCCTCCGCCCGCTTTTCCTGGGCGCGGAGGTCGTCTTCCGCCTCGGCCCGGTGGAAGAGATAGAACTTCATCTTGGGCTCAGTACCGGAGCAGCGGATCGCCAGACGCTCTCCCCCGGGAAAGGAGAAGCGCAGAAAAGCTTCTCTGGGCAGGAGATCTCCATCGGCATCCCAATGGCG from Methylacidimicrobium sp. B4 includes these protein-coding regions:
- the lpxA gene encoding acyl-ACP--UDP-N-acetylglucosamine O-acyltransferase, which codes for MATSVHPTAILEPGALLADGVEVGPYAFVGAEVRLGEGCLLHHHASVVGRTEVGPGNEFFPFASIGQKSQDLKYRGEPTYLSIGSGNRFREFVTVNRATGAGGRTVIGSDNVFLAYAHVAHDCVVGSGCVFSNNATLAGHVQVGDHVTIGGLTAVHQFCRLGAHSMLGGCTKVVQDVPPYCLVDGNPARLRALNLIGLRRRGFVEERVQSLRRAYRLLFEEGKNLSQGIEAVEASGESTAEVATLLEFLRSSERGVTR
- a CDS encoding aldolase, giving the protein MSLSPIQKAPLDVPSDLRRLYEQNFEEMTRGTGRLMMMAADQKVEHLNDDFYGPGISEDDADPEHLFQIASRARIGVMATQLGLIARYGADYPGIRYVVKLNSKTHLIPTKLGDPESYQWLDFEQLDRFRENSSLPVLGVGYTIYPGSRAEPEMLPEAARLVFEAHQRGLLAILWAYPRGEAVSSEQDPHLIAGVAGLAACLGADFVKVNEPKAEDGRNAAALREAVRAAGRTRLICAGGKEESVPDFLARLHAQIHEAGASGNATGRNIHQRALPEAVAFCNAISAITLDGASVEEATALYQKELAHASAAG
- a CDS encoding sodium/solute symporter (Members of the Solute:Sodium Symporter (SSS), TC 2.A.21 as described in tcdb.org, catalyze solute:Na+ symport. Known solutes for members of the family include sugars, amino acids, nucleosides, inositols, vitamins, urea or anions, depending on the system.), producing MRPPLSGGLPAMDAAVLLLYLIAVLWVGLRAGKRPKTVEQFALGGHKMPWWAVLGSLIAAETSAAFFLGTPAEGYALGNYEYLQLSLGTVLARVLVAYLFVKPYFTYRVTSIYQFLDLRFGPKTKSAASATFLLTRLLASGARLYVASILPVLAVKLLWGGGVSAGQELSIYTASALLLTLFTTLYTVAGGIRAVIWTDLLQAGLMLSGGLLTLLLLFQKIPWGSSSPLTEAAHLLAALPWAETGIDPHRNLWENLGFVLSSDYTIWAALIGSTFITMATHGADQDLVQRLLTAKNHHRSRLSLILSGLTDVPLVFLFLTIGIFLGLLARSTSDPRLPAQANEVFPYFILCQTPPGVRGLLVAAIFATAMGSLSAALNALATSFCEDWAFRFLPVASDEKARVRLLRGSTVLFALLSVAIACATAFFALHSPKSRILPIVLGLFGYTYGPLLGVFLLGVLTRSRGSDLGNCLAMSCGLAVVALLSGAPQALLGLVSPAEAGRLAWFPSVSFPWRVFVGSISTFLVGLCFRSSARLYPAAEA